Proteins encoded in a region of the Engystomops pustulosus unplaced genomic scaffold, aEngPut4.maternal MAT_SCAFFOLD_563, whole genome shotgun sequence genome:
- the A4GALT gene encoding lactosylceramide 4-alpha-galactosyltransferase gives MKLPNYLLPGVTMNVKSWSMSLASFSSLSFLLLFVYIKFNAVKEEGHLHRLPTEVICPDSIPNKPNSSQAIPIGGAHGGHGGGIFFLETSDRTTPTFQAMCAVESAARANPTTKITIMMNGLTGNKPSRLRNFGISFLSCFSTVEFVPLDFKILFADTPLSAWYSKVERSLELVDYPTLSDACRLAILWKWGGVYLDTDFIIFKNLANITNSMGLQSLYIINGAFLTFQPRHKFIEVCMRDFVNSYNYWLFGHQGPQLLTRVFKRWCRIRRLRDQHSCRGVNVLPKEAFYPIDWQDWRKYFEVMEQKEMETLLRNSYGVHLWNKKSQGHRLQEGSFLEHLQMKYCPTTNSLMKLYV, from the coding sequence ATGAAGCTACCGAACTATCTGTTGCCCGGAGTAACGATGAACGTTAAGTCATGGTCCATGTCGTTGGCGTCCTTCAGTTCTCTTTCCTTCCTATTACTCTTTGTGTATATCAAGTTCAATGCAGTCAAAGAGGAAGGCCACCTACATCGCTTACCTACAGAGGTCATCTGTCCAGACTCCATCCCGAATAAACCAAACAGCTCTCAGGCTATCCCCATCGGTGGTGCTCATGGTGGTCATGGTGGTGGTATCTTCTTCCTGGAGACTTCAGACCGAACGACTCCGACCTTCCAAGCCATGTGTGCCGTAGAGTCAGCAGCTCGAGCCAACCCCACCACAAAAATAACCATAATGATGAATGGCTTGACGGGCAACAAACCATCTCGACTCCGAAATTTTGGCATTTCCTTTCTCAGTTGCTTCTCCACCGTAGAGTTTGTTCCTCTAGACTTCAAGATACTGTTTGCAGATACGCCCCTGAGCGCGTGGTACTCGAAGGTAGAAAGAAGCTTGGAATTGGTGGACTACCCAACTCTCTCCGATGCCTGTCGTTTGGCCATCCTTTGGAAATGGGGTGGAGTTTATCTGGATACAGATTTCATTATCTTCAAAAATTTGGCCAACATCACCAATTCgatgggtttacaatccttgtacATCATCAACGGGGCCTTCCTCACCTTTCAGCCTCGGCACAAGTTTATTGAGGTCTGCATGAGGGACTTTGTTAACTCTTACAACTACTGGTTGTTTGGGCACCAGGGTCCTCAGCTTCTGACTCGCGTCTTCAAGAGGTGGTGCCGAATCCGTAGATTGAGAGACCAACACAGCTGCAGGGGGGTCAATGTTCTCCCCAAAGAGGCCTTCTATCCCATTGACTGGCAGGACTGGAGGAAGTATTTTGAGGTGATGGAGCAGAAAGAGATGGaaacgttgttgaggaacagcTACGGGGTTCATCTCTGGAACAAAAAAAGCCAAGGTCACCGTCTACAGGAAGGGTCATTCCTGGAACATCTTCAGATGAAGTACTGTCCCACCACCAACAGCTTAATGAAGTTGTATGTTTGA